From the Cryptomeria japonica chromosome 2, Sugi_1.0, whole genome shotgun sequence genome, one window contains:
- the LOC131070741 gene encoding multicopper oxidase LPR1 isoform X2, with protein MCVKGRAGNTVKIQKPKDRTERAMAMKMKVAQLHIVLLLCAFLGGSRARNVTEDELLQVASSLKMFVDELPDMPRLQGFVPQGQDFKPAELRIGMFEKKWKFHRDLPATTVFAYGTSKAGATVPGPTIETLQDVETLVTWENHLPSRHILPWDSSVMSAISKNGGIPTVVHLHGGIHEPESDGNSLGWFTAGFNQTGPAWKKPAYHYSNVQHPGNLWYHDHALGLTRVNILSGLLGAYVVSNPDVEKHLNLPTGRRYDRHLVVFDRSFARDGSLYMNNTGNNPSIHPQWQPEYFGDAIIVNGKAWPFLKVKRRKYRFRIINASNARFYNFALNNGLSIIQIGSDSAYLHRPVIVDFLLLAPSEIADIIIDFSNSTTNEAILTNSAVYPYPSGDPVDDLNSKIMKFIIENAVTKDPSHIPKRLIRYSKPAEEKIAQTRYIAMYEYESATGEPTHLFMNGMPYSAPATETPKQGTSEIWHVINLTEDNHPLHIHLGLFVVIKQTKLLNLDEFSDCMTQKNDAVKCDIQKYAKGRSFAAPPNERTWKNVFKMRPGFMTTILVKFSFIHSNESYPFNATAEPGYVYHCHILDHEDNEMMRPLKMIS; from the exons ATGTGTGTGAAG GGACGAGCTGGGAACACAGTAAAGATTCAAAAGCCAAAAGATCGCACTGAAAG GGCCATGGCGATGAAGATGAAGGTGGCGCAACTGCATATTGTGCTATTATTGTGTGCCTTTTTGGGAGGCAGCAGGGCGAGAAATGTGACTGAGGACGAACTACTGCAGGTAGCCTCGTCTCTCAAGATGTTTGTGGACGAGCTTCCGGACATGCCCAGGCTCCAAGGATTCGTTCCCCAGGGCCAAGATTTCAAGCCTGCGGAGCTTCGCATTGGCATGTTCGAGAAAAAATGG AAATTTCACAGAGACCTTCCGGCCACGACCGTGTTCGCATATGGAACATCGAAAGCTGGTGCCACGGTGCCCGGTCCTACGATCGAAACCCTGCAAGACGTAGAGACGCTTGTAACATGGGAGAATCACCTGCCTTCTCGGCATATTTTGCCCTGGGACTCTTCCGTTATGAGCGCCATTTCTAAAAATGGCGGAATCCCGACAGTTGTGCATCTTCACGGCGGAATTCACGAGCCCGAGAGCGACGGAAACTCGCTCGGCTGGTTTACAGCAGGGTTTAATCAGACTGGCCCGGCCTGGAAGAAGCCTGCATACCATTACAGTAATGTTCAGCATCCAGGTAACCTTTGGTACCATGACCATGCCTTGGGGCTTACCAGAGTTAATATCTTGTCCGGACTTCTTGGCGCTTACGTTGTTTCCAACCCCGATGTGGAAAAGCATCTCAACCTGCCCACTGGTCGTCGATATGACCGTCATCTTGTCGTCTTCGACCGGAGCTTCGCCCGTGATGGATCTCTTTACATGAACAACACCGGCAACAACCCGTCGATTCATCCCCAGTGGCAG CCAGAGTACTTCGGAGATGCCATAATAGTGAACGGCAAGGCTTGGCCTTTCTTGAAGGTCAAGAGACGAAAATACCGCTTCAGAATCATAAATGCCAGCAATGCTCGGTTCTACAATTTTGCGTTAAATAATGGACTTTCTATCATCCAAATAGGCTCAGACTCTGCATACTTGCATAGACCTGTGATCGTGGATTTTTTGCTGCTTGCGCCCTCAGAAATTGCAGACATTATCATCGATTTCAGCAATTCAACCACAAATGAAGCAATTCTCACAAACAGTGCAGTGTATCCTTATCCTTCCGGGGATCCAGTTGATGATCTCAACAGCAAAATAATGAAATTCATCATTGAAAATGCAGTGACGAAGGATCCAAGCCATATACCGAAAAGGCTGATACGGTACAGTAAGCCTGCGGAGGAGAAAATAGCGCAGACACGCTATATTGCCATGTACGAGTATGAAAGCGCTACAGGCGAGCCGACTCATTTGTTCATGAACGGTATGCCGTACAGTGCTCCGGCTACAGAGACTCCAAAACAGGGCACCAGCGAAATATGGCATGTAATCAATCTCACAGAGGATAATCATCCCCTTCATATTCATTTAGGTTTGTTCGTCGTCATCAAGCAGACAAAGCTTCTGAATCTGGACGAGTTCAGTGATTGCATGACCCAGAAAAATGATGCAGTCAAGTGCGATATACAGAAGTATGCCAAAGGCAGAAGCTTTGCTGCTCCTCCTAATGAAAGAACTTGGAAGAATGTGTTCAAGATGCGCCCTGGATTCATGACTACAATTCTTGTCAAATTTTCTTTCATCCATTCTAACGAATCTTATCCCTTTAATGCCACTGCTGAACCAGGCTATGTCTATCATTGTCAT ATTTTGGATCACGAAGACAACGAGATGATGCGGCCATTAAAGATGATTTCCTGA
- the LOC131070741 gene encoding multicopper oxidase LPR1 isoform X1, with translation MKFGGLFPHIHTRLYQRYNFEGRAGNTVKIQKPKDRTERAMAMKMKVAQLHIVLLLCAFLGGSRARNVTEDELLQVASSLKMFVDELPDMPRLQGFVPQGQDFKPAELRIGMFEKKWKFHRDLPATTVFAYGTSKAGATVPGPTIETLQDVETLVTWENHLPSRHILPWDSSVMSAISKNGGIPTVVHLHGGIHEPESDGNSLGWFTAGFNQTGPAWKKPAYHYSNVQHPGNLWYHDHALGLTRVNILSGLLGAYVVSNPDVEKHLNLPTGRRYDRHLVVFDRSFARDGSLYMNNTGNNPSIHPQWQPEYFGDAIIVNGKAWPFLKVKRRKYRFRIINASNARFYNFALNNGLSIIQIGSDSAYLHRPVIVDFLLLAPSEIADIIIDFSNSTTNEAILTNSAVYPYPSGDPVDDLNSKIMKFIIENAVTKDPSHIPKRLIRYSKPAEEKIAQTRYIAMYEYESATGEPTHLFMNGMPYSAPATETPKQGTSEIWHVINLTEDNHPLHIHLGLFVVIKQTKLLNLDEFSDCMTQKNDAVKCDIQKYAKGRSFAAPPNERTWKNVFKMRPGFMTTILVKFSFIHSNESYPFNATAEPGYVYHCHILDHEDNEMMRPLKMIS, from the exons ATGAAGTTTGGAGGACTCTTTCCCCATATTCACACTCGTCTTTATCAGCGCTACAATTTTGAG GGACGAGCTGGGAACACAGTAAAGATTCAAAAGCCAAAAGATCGCACTGAAAG GGCCATGGCGATGAAGATGAAGGTGGCGCAACTGCATATTGTGCTATTATTGTGTGCCTTTTTGGGAGGCAGCAGGGCGAGAAATGTGACTGAGGACGAACTACTGCAGGTAGCCTCGTCTCTCAAGATGTTTGTGGACGAGCTTCCGGACATGCCCAGGCTCCAAGGATTCGTTCCCCAGGGCCAAGATTTCAAGCCTGCGGAGCTTCGCATTGGCATGTTCGAGAAAAAATGG AAATTTCACAGAGACCTTCCGGCCACGACCGTGTTCGCATATGGAACATCGAAAGCTGGTGCCACGGTGCCCGGTCCTACGATCGAAACCCTGCAAGACGTAGAGACGCTTGTAACATGGGAGAATCACCTGCCTTCTCGGCATATTTTGCCCTGGGACTCTTCCGTTATGAGCGCCATTTCTAAAAATGGCGGAATCCCGACAGTTGTGCATCTTCACGGCGGAATTCACGAGCCCGAGAGCGACGGAAACTCGCTCGGCTGGTTTACAGCAGGGTTTAATCAGACTGGCCCGGCCTGGAAGAAGCCTGCATACCATTACAGTAATGTTCAGCATCCAGGTAACCTTTGGTACCATGACCATGCCTTGGGGCTTACCAGAGTTAATATCTTGTCCGGACTTCTTGGCGCTTACGTTGTTTCCAACCCCGATGTGGAAAAGCATCTCAACCTGCCCACTGGTCGTCGATATGACCGTCATCTTGTCGTCTTCGACCGGAGCTTCGCCCGTGATGGATCTCTTTACATGAACAACACCGGCAACAACCCGTCGATTCATCCCCAGTGGCAG CCAGAGTACTTCGGAGATGCCATAATAGTGAACGGCAAGGCTTGGCCTTTCTTGAAGGTCAAGAGACGAAAATACCGCTTCAGAATCATAAATGCCAGCAATGCTCGGTTCTACAATTTTGCGTTAAATAATGGACTTTCTATCATCCAAATAGGCTCAGACTCTGCATACTTGCATAGACCTGTGATCGTGGATTTTTTGCTGCTTGCGCCCTCAGAAATTGCAGACATTATCATCGATTTCAGCAATTCAACCACAAATGAAGCAATTCTCACAAACAGTGCAGTGTATCCTTATCCTTCCGGGGATCCAGTTGATGATCTCAACAGCAAAATAATGAAATTCATCATTGAAAATGCAGTGACGAAGGATCCAAGCCATATACCGAAAAGGCTGATACGGTACAGTAAGCCTGCGGAGGAGAAAATAGCGCAGACACGCTATATTGCCATGTACGAGTATGAAAGCGCTACAGGCGAGCCGACTCATTTGTTCATGAACGGTATGCCGTACAGTGCTCCGGCTACAGAGACTCCAAAACAGGGCACCAGCGAAATATGGCATGTAATCAATCTCACAGAGGATAATCATCCCCTTCATATTCATTTAGGTTTGTTCGTCGTCATCAAGCAGACAAAGCTTCTGAATCTGGACGAGTTCAGTGATTGCATGACCCAGAAAAATGATGCAGTCAAGTGCGATATACAGAAGTATGCCAAAGGCAGAAGCTTTGCTGCTCCTCCTAATGAAAGAACTTGGAAGAATGTGTTCAAGATGCGCCCTGGATTCATGACTACAATTCTTGTCAAATTTTCTTTCATCCATTCTAACGAATCTTATCCCTTTAATGCCACTGCTGAACCAGGCTATGTCTATCATTGTCAT ATTTTGGATCACGAAGACAACGAGATGATGCGGCCATTAAAGATGATTTCCTGA
- the LOC131070741 gene encoding multicopper oxidase LPR1 isoform X3, translated as MAMKMKVAQLHIVLLLCAFLGGSRARNVTEDELLQVASSLKMFVDELPDMPRLQGFVPQGQDFKPAELRIGMFEKKWKFHRDLPATTVFAYGTSKAGATVPGPTIETLQDVETLVTWENHLPSRHILPWDSSVMSAISKNGGIPTVVHLHGGIHEPESDGNSLGWFTAGFNQTGPAWKKPAYHYSNVQHPGNLWYHDHALGLTRVNILSGLLGAYVVSNPDVEKHLNLPTGRRYDRHLVVFDRSFARDGSLYMNNTGNNPSIHPQWQPEYFGDAIIVNGKAWPFLKVKRRKYRFRIINASNARFYNFALNNGLSIIQIGSDSAYLHRPVIVDFLLLAPSEIADIIIDFSNSTTNEAILTNSAVYPYPSGDPVDDLNSKIMKFIIENAVTKDPSHIPKRLIRYSKPAEEKIAQTRYIAMYEYESATGEPTHLFMNGMPYSAPATETPKQGTSEIWHVINLTEDNHPLHIHLGLFVVIKQTKLLNLDEFSDCMTQKNDAVKCDIQKYAKGRSFAAPPNERTWKNVFKMRPGFMTTILVKFSFIHSNESYPFNATAEPGYVYHCHILDHEDNEMMRPLKMIS; from the exons ATGGCGATGAAGATGAAGGTGGCGCAACTGCATATTGTGCTATTATTGTGTGCCTTTTTGGGAGGCAGCAGGGCGAGAAATGTGACTGAGGACGAACTACTGCAGGTAGCCTCGTCTCTCAAGATGTTTGTGGACGAGCTTCCGGACATGCCCAGGCTCCAAGGATTCGTTCCCCAGGGCCAAGATTTCAAGCCTGCGGAGCTTCGCATTGGCATGTTCGAGAAAAAATGG AAATTTCACAGAGACCTTCCGGCCACGACCGTGTTCGCATATGGAACATCGAAAGCTGGTGCCACGGTGCCCGGTCCTACGATCGAAACCCTGCAAGACGTAGAGACGCTTGTAACATGGGAGAATCACCTGCCTTCTCGGCATATTTTGCCCTGGGACTCTTCCGTTATGAGCGCCATTTCTAAAAATGGCGGAATCCCGACAGTTGTGCATCTTCACGGCGGAATTCACGAGCCCGAGAGCGACGGAAACTCGCTCGGCTGGTTTACAGCAGGGTTTAATCAGACTGGCCCGGCCTGGAAGAAGCCTGCATACCATTACAGTAATGTTCAGCATCCAGGTAACCTTTGGTACCATGACCATGCCTTGGGGCTTACCAGAGTTAATATCTTGTCCGGACTTCTTGGCGCTTACGTTGTTTCCAACCCCGATGTGGAAAAGCATCTCAACCTGCCCACTGGTCGTCGATATGACCGTCATCTTGTCGTCTTCGACCGGAGCTTCGCCCGTGATGGATCTCTTTACATGAACAACACCGGCAACAACCCGTCGATTCATCCCCAGTGGCAG CCAGAGTACTTCGGAGATGCCATAATAGTGAACGGCAAGGCTTGGCCTTTCTTGAAGGTCAAGAGACGAAAATACCGCTTCAGAATCATAAATGCCAGCAATGCTCGGTTCTACAATTTTGCGTTAAATAATGGACTTTCTATCATCCAAATAGGCTCAGACTCTGCATACTTGCATAGACCTGTGATCGTGGATTTTTTGCTGCTTGCGCCCTCAGAAATTGCAGACATTATCATCGATTTCAGCAATTCAACCACAAATGAAGCAATTCTCACAAACAGTGCAGTGTATCCTTATCCTTCCGGGGATCCAGTTGATGATCTCAACAGCAAAATAATGAAATTCATCATTGAAAATGCAGTGACGAAGGATCCAAGCCATATACCGAAAAGGCTGATACGGTACAGTAAGCCTGCGGAGGAGAAAATAGCGCAGACACGCTATATTGCCATGTACGAGTATGAAAGCGCTACAGGCGAGCCGACTCATTTGTTCATGAACGGTATGCCGTACAGTGCTCCGGCTACAGAGACTCCAAAACAGGGCACCAGCGAAATATGGCATGTAATCAATCTCACAGAGGATAATCATCCCCTTCATATTCATTTAGGTTTGTTCGTCGTCATCAAGCAGACAAAGCTTCTGAATCTGGACGAGTTCAGTGATTGCATGACCCAGAAAAATGATGCAGTCAAGTGCGATATACAGAAGTATGCCAAAGGCAGAAGCTTTGCTGCTCCTCCTAATGAAAGAACTTGGAAGAATGTGTTCAAGATGCGCCCTGGATTCATGACTACAATTCTTGTCAAATTTTCTTTCATCCATTCTAACGAATCTTATCCCTTTAATGCCACTGCTGAACCAGGCTATGTCTATCATTGTCAT ATTTTGGATCACGAAGACAACGAGATGATGCGGCCATTAAAGATGATTTCCTGA